A window of Phocoena phocoena chromosome 6, mPhoPho1.1, whole genome shotgun sequence contains these coding sequences:
- the LZTS1 gene encoding leucine zipper putative tumor suppressor 1, with protein MGSVSSLISGHGFHSKHCRASQYKLRKSSHLKKLNRYSDGLLRFGFSQDSGHGKSSSKMGKSEDFFYIKVSQKARGSHRPDYTALSSGDLGGQAGVDFGPSTPPKLMPFSNQLEMDLEKGAVRPTAFKPVLPRSGAILHSSPESASHQLHPAPPDKPEEQGLKPGLCSGALSDSGRNSMSSLPTHSTTSSYQLDPLVTPVGPASRFGGSAHNITQGVLLQDSNMMSLKALSFSDGGSKLAHPSRADKGSIRSPISTDQCTVQDLEQKLLEREGELQKLHRSFEEKGLAASQAYEERPRRCKDEPEGLEPKSKLKPAAQKSQRAQQVLHLQVLQLQQEKRQLRQELESLMKEQDLLETKLRSYEKEKTSFVPALEETQWEVCQKSGEISLLKQQLKESQTEINAKAGEILNLKAQLKDTRGRLEGLELKTQDLESALRTKGLELEVCENELQRKKNEAELLREKVNLLELQAQAALTRGRDTAALGPASTEDVPALQRELERLRAELREERQGHDQMSSGFQHERLLWKEEKEKVIQYQKQLQQSYLAMYQRNQRLEKTLQQLARADGAGEPFEIDLQGADIPYEDIIATEI; from the exons ATGGGCAGCGTCAGCAGCCTCATCTCCGGCCACGGCTTCCACAGTAAGCACTGCCGGGCCTCCCAGTACAAGCTGCGCAAGTCCTCCCACCTCAAGAAGCTCAATCGGTATTCAGACGGCCTGCTGAGATTTGGCTTCTCCCAGGACTCGGGTCATGGCAAGTCCAGCTCCAAAATGGGCAAGAGTGAAGACTTCTTCTATATCAAGGTCAGCCAGAAGGCCCGGGGCTCCCACCGCCCCGATTACACTGCACTGTCCAGTGGGGACCTAGGGGGCCAGGCCGGGGTGGACTTTGGCCCGTCCACCCCACCCAAGCTCATGCCCTTCTCCAACCAGCTGGAAATG GACTTGGAGAAGGGTGCCGTGAGACCCACGGCCTTCAAGCCGGTGCTGCCACGGTCGGGCGCCATCCTCCACTCGTCCCCCGAGAGTGCCAGCCACCAGCTGCACCCCGCGCCTCCAGACAAGCCCGAGGAGCAGGGGCTGAAGCCCGGCCTGTGCTCCGGGGCGCTGTCTGACTCCGGCCGGAACTCCATGTCCAGCCTGCCTACTCACAGCACCACCAGCAGCTACCAGCTGGACCCACTGGTCACACCGGTGGGGCCCGCCAGCCGCTTTGGGGGCTCAGCCCACAACATCACTCAGGGCGTCCTCCTCCAGGACAGCAACATGATGAGCCTGAAGGCCCTGTCTTTCTCCGACGGGGGCAGCAAGCTGGCCCACCCGAGCAGGGCGGACAAGGGCTCCATCCGTTCCCCCATCTCCACGGACCAGTGCACCGTCCAGGACCTGGAGCAGAAACTGCTGGAGAGGGAGGGTGAGCTCCAGAAGCTGCACCGCAGCTTTGAGGAGAAGGGGCTGGCCGCCAGCCAGGCCTACGAGGAGCGACCGCGGCGCTGCAAGGACGAGCCAGAGGGGCTGGAGCCCAAGAGCAAGCTGAAGCCCGCGGCACAGAAGAGCCAGCGCGCCCAGCAGGTGCTGCACCTGCAGGTGCTCCAACTCCAGCAGGAGAAGCGGCAGCTGCGGCAGGAGCTCGAGAGCCTCATGAAGGAGCAGGACCTGCTGGAGACCAAGCTCAGGTCCTATGAGAAGGAGAAGACCAGCTTCGTCCCCGCACTGGAGGAGACGCAGTGGGAG GTGTGCCAGAAGTCTGGCGAGATCTCTCTCCTGAAGCAGCAGCTGAAGGAGTCCCAGACGGAGATCAACGCTAAGGCCGGCGAGATCCTCAACCTGAAGGCGCAGCTGAAGGATACGCGGGGCAGGCTGGAGGGCCTGGAGCTGAAGACGCAGGACCTGGAGAGCGCGCTGCGTACCAAGGGCCTGGAGCTGGAGGTCTGCGAGAACGAGCTGCAGCGCAAGAAGAATGAGGCGGAGCTCCTGCGGGAGAAGGTGAACCTGCTGGAGCTTCAGGCCCAGGCCGCCCTGACGCGGGGCCGGGACACGGCCGCCCTGGGGCCTGCTTCCACCGAGGACGTGCCCGCCCTGCAGCGGGAGCTGGAACGGCTGCGGGCCGAGCTCAGGGAGGAGCGGCAGGGCCACGACCAAATGTCCTCAGGCTTCCAGCATGAGCGGCTGCtatggaaggaggagaaggagaaggtgaTCCAGTACCAGAAGCAGCTGCAGCAGAGCTACCTGGCCATGTACCAGCGGAACCAGCGCCTGGAAAAGACGCTGCAGCAGCTGGCCCGCGCGGATGGTGCAGGGGAGCCCTTTGAGATTGACCTCCAAGGGGCTGACATCCCTTATGAGGACATTATTGCCACCGAGATCTGA